One window from the genome of Neosynechococcus sphagnicola sy1 encodes:
- a CDS encoding DEAD/DEAH box helicase family protein, translated as MPPVVIDNPVINSAFDEPQRHFKFDEDGITNEISDYRRISHYFVPIARPKKKSEQLEFDLGLISQDRVEENKTINRIRERVSLWRRGEYTGVTPTTRKLLEHWQHPDRERRLFFCQLEALETVIYITEVAKKVGDNWIENELRQANQDANPLLFRMACKMATGSGKTVVMSMMIAWHTLNKLANPQSRLFSDAFLVVTPGITIRDRLRVLQPNDPENYYRKLDLVPPDLMPELEKAKILITNYHAFQLRGCFKSLPGCIQPLRPPRDRYDRIRVYGF; from the coding sequence ATGCCTCCAGTCGTTATTGATAATCCTGTTATCAACTCTGCCTTTGATGAGCCGCAACGGCATTTTAAATTCGATGAGGACGGTATCACTAACGAAATCTCGGATTACCGGCGAATTAGTCACTACTTTGTTCCGATCGCTCGACCCAAGAAAAAGAGTGAGCAGTTAGAGTTTGACTTGGGGCTAATTAGCCAGGATCGGGTTGAGGAGAACAAAACCATCAACCGGATTAGAGAACGGGTTTCTCTGTGGCGGAGGGGCGAGTATACCGGAGTTACCCCAACGACTCGAAAGCTACTGGAACACTGGCAGCATCCTGATCGGGAAAGACGACTGTTTTTCTGCCAACTTGAGGCATTAGAGACCGTCATCTACATTACGGAAGTCGCTAAGAAAGTTGGGGACAACTGGATCGAGAATGAGCTACGACAGGCAAATCAGGATGCTAACCCATTGCTGTTTCGGATGGCTTGCAAGATGGCAACTGGTAGCGGCAAAACGGTTGTGATGTCCATGATGATTGCTTGGCATACCCTCAATAAGCTTGCGAATCCTCAGAGTCGCTTGTTTAGCGATGCTTTTCTGGTGGTGACACCGGGCATTACGATTCGCGATCGCCTGCGAGTGCTGCAACCGAATGACCCGGAAAACTACTATCGAAAGCTTGACCTGGTGCCCCCGGATCTGATGCCTGAACTAGAGAAGGCAAAGATTCTCATTACGAACTATCATGCTTTTCAGCTAAGAGGATGTTTTAAAAGTCTTCCTGGGTGTATCCAACCACTCAGACCACCTAGAGACCGCTACGACAGAATCAGGGTTT